Proteins encoded by one window of Bacillus marinisedimentorum:
- a CDS encoding C40 family peptidase, translated as MKIEDKKRSAQFGVAKAARRYIGTPYRWGGTTPAGFDCSGFLKHVFAKQGVNIPRTVSDIWNFGTDVTKPSVGDILFFQTYKPGPSHAGIYLGDGKFIHAGSSKGVTVSKLDTSYWKSRYLGTKRMIQHN; from the coding sequence GTGAAAATCGAAGATAAAAAACGATCCGCCCAGTTCGGGGTTGCCAAAGCTGCGAGACGCTATATCGGGACACCTTATAGATGGGGCGGAACGACACCGGCAGGATTTGACTGCAGCGGCTTTCTTAAACATGTTTTTGCAAAACAAGGGGTGAACATTCCACGTACTGTAAGCGATATTTGGAATTTCGGCACTGATGTGACGAAACCGAGTGTAGGCGATATTCTCTTTTTCCAGACCTATAAACCAGGACCTTCTCATGCAGGCATTTACCTTGGAGACGGCAAGTTCATCCATGCAGGTTCCTCAAAAGGTGTGACAGTGAGCAAACTCGATACGTCCTATTGGAAATCAAGATATTTAGGCACCAAACGGATGATCCAGCACAACTGA
- a CDS encoding class I SAM-dependent methyltransferase has protein sequence MIVTTSSKNSKNLASLAIKAAEELDGVFVERQEIPLKALRTEFNDDILVVGIDKFVIHPRNGEEPFFFHPNAAMFRLKRVLAGGSDPFVEAAGLKPGMSIFDCTLGLGADAIIAAHAVGESGSVTGIEKNRMIAYLVERGLQTWKTNVPDLEIAMRRIKVIAGDYMLELKRIPSESVEVVYFDPMFQTPLTESAGINKMRPIAADTMLTEAAVEEAKRAARYRVIIKDHFRSAVFERHGFKRKIRKSAKFHYGVLEKGSID, from the coding sequence ATGATCGTCACGACATCATCGAAAAACAGCAAAAACTTGGCTTCACTGGCTATCAAAGCTGCGGAGGAACTGGATGGTGTTTTTGTAGAAAGACAGGAAATACCGCTTAAGGCTCTGCGGACAGAATTTAACGATGACATACTGGTGGTGGGAATAGACAAGTTTGTCATTCATCCCCGCAATGGGGAGGAACCGTTTTTTTTTCATCCCAATGCCGCCATGTTCAGGCTGAAGCGAGTGCTCGCCGGAGGTTCCGACCCATTTGTGGAAGCAGCAGGCCTGAAGCCCGGAATGTCCATTTTTGATTGTACCCTCGGTCTCGGAGCAGATGCTATAATTGCCGCACATGCGGTCGGAGAAAGCGGGAGTGTTACCGGTATTGAAAAAAACAGGATGATCGCCTATCTTGTCGAAAGAGGTTTGCAAACATGGAAAACAAATGTGCCTGATCTGGAAATTGCAATGAGGCGGATTAAGGTGATCGCGGGAGATTACATGCTGGAACTTAAGCGGATTCCTTCTGAATCGGTGGAGGTCGTTTATTTTGATCCGATGTTTCAAACACCTCTCACTGAGTCTGCAGGCATAAACAAAATGCGGCCGATTGCTGCAGACACAATGCTTACCGAAGCGGCTGTCGAAGAAGCAAAAAGGGCGGCCAGATACAGAGTTATAATAAAAGATCATTTCCGCAGCGCTGTTTTCGAGCGCCACGGCTTCAAACGGAAAATCAGGAAATCGGCGAAGTTTCATTATGGGGTGCTGGAGAAAGGCAGCATAGATTGA
- a CDS encoding YuzL family protein produces the protein MANKPKQDSSKSVLESPEIEGQGTTERETGTVSKSSARNRKRK, from the coding sequence ATGGCAAATAAGCCTAAGCAGGATTCTTCAAAGTCCGTCCTGGAATCCCCCGAAATCGAAGGCCAAGGAACGACTGAGAGGGAAACCGGAACCGTTTCAAAAAGCTCTGCCCGAAACAGGAAAAGGAAATAA
- a CDS encoding H-type small acid-soluble spore protein, whose product MYVSRAVEIIDSSSEFLVLYNQVPVWLQSVNEEAETARVYTAANPDKEMEVPVAKLLEA is encoded by the coding sequence ATGTATGTTTCACGGGCAGTCGAAATAATTGATTCATCTTCTGAATTTCTTGTACTGTATAACCAGGTGCCGGTATGGCTGCAAAGTGTAAATGAAGAAGCTGAGACGGCAAGGGTTTATACAGCAGCCAATCCGGATAAAGAAATGGAAGTGCCTGTCGCAAAACTGCTGGAAGCATAG
- a CDS encoding YpjP family protein: MQQWIRKIFVALVAILTFGTVVPSNQPIQIPGSQKNSQHEQSVEASGDLAREDIPDDHDGISIPSELEPRELFFAAMLSEAEKQGEQKFGFRIEDKIGEEYRQIILPELKNAVGTLTKDWDDGEFGNHVISSTPAGGYGEKIFHIYHSETGKDVFRYHVRRERPPLDGHYFAFHYHSDADSFTGHYTLGKIYWGKNTPPKWQS; the protein is encoded by the coding sequence ATGCAACAGTGGATCCGTAAAATATTTGTCGCATTAGTCGCTATTCTTACTTTCGGAACGGTCGTACCGTCGAATCAGCCGATTCAGATTCCCGGTTCCCAAAAGAATAGCCAGCATGAACAATCTGTTGAAGCATCGGGCGATTTGGCTCGAGAGGATATTCCAGACGATCATGACGGCATATCCATCCCATCTGAACTTGAACCGCGTGAACTGTTTTTTGCTGCCATGCTGTCTGAAGCTGAAAAACAGGGGGAGCAAAAATTCGGGTTCAGAATTGAAGATAAGATCGGTGAAGAATACAGGCAGATTATTTTGCCAGAACTGAAAAACGCCGTTGGCACGTTAACGAAAGATTGGGATGACGGCGAGTTCGGAAATCATGTCATCTCCAGCACGCCTGCAGGCGGTTACGGAGAGAAAATCTTTCATATCTATCACAGTGAAACCGGGAAGGATGTATTCCGTTACCATGTCAGAAGAGAACGGCCTCCGCTTGACGGCCATTATTTTGCTTTCCATTATCATTCAGATGCAGATTCGTTTACCGGACATTATACTCTCGGGAAAATATACTGGGGTAAAAATACGCCGCCAAAATGGCAAAGTTGA